TGGCGAACACCAGGTCGTCGGCCTGCCCGCGCACCAGGTCGGCGAGGGCCGCCGACAGCAGCCGTACGGCGCGGGCACTGTGCGGCGCGCCGGCGAGGGTCTCGATCGCCAGCGCGAACAGGGCGTCCCCGGCGAGCACCGCGGGGCCGGTGCCGTACGCCTTCCACACGGCGGGGCGGCGGCGCCGGGTCGCGTCGCCGTCCATGATGTCGTCGTGCAGCAGCGAGAAGGCGTGCACCAGCTCCACCGCGACCGCGGCCGGGATGCCCGCCCGTGCGTCGGCGCCCGCCGCCCGCGCACCGAGCACCGCCAGCGCCTGCCGTACGCCCTTGCCGCCGGGCGCCCCGCCGCCGGGCGGGGTGCCCGGCGGATCCTGTCGGCGGCGCGGAGGAGTGGCACGCGCCCCCGCGGAAAGGGCACCCTCATCGTCCTGTGCGGCCCGGCCGGCAGGCACCGGCGCTTCCCGCCGACCCGATCCGGCGGACACCCCCTCGCACCAGCCGAAGGAGTACGCGGCCATCTCGGCCAGCCACGGATGCAGCCGCCCCACCGCCTCCCGCAGCGCCGGACGCACCAAGTCCCGGCAGTGGGCGAGGACTTCGGGAGCGGAAGGCGGAGCCTGTACCGGGGTCATCGTGCGACCTCCGCGCAGAGACCGAACTCCTCCTGGGCCCGGGCGACCATCTCCCGCGCGTGCTTCAGTCCGCTCCGCTCCAACATCCGTGCCAGGTCGGCGAGTTCGGCCGCGGTCTCGGCGCGGTCCCGGCCCAGCTGCGCCAGCGACTTGGCCAGGCCCAGCCGGGCCAGCGCCTCGCCGCGCGGTTCGCTCATCGCGCGGAACTCCTCCAGCGCCAGCTCGTACAGGTCGCGCGCCTCCGTGTAACGCCCGGCCCGGTACAGGACGTTGCCGCGCATCTTGTGGTTGTAGGCGAGGGCGCTGGAGAGGTCCATCGCCCGGCAGTCGGCCTCCGCACGCGACAGCAGCTCCAGCGCACCCTCGGTGTCCTTGTCGCGGACCGAGAGGATGTCGGCGAGTCCGCGCAGCGCCCAGGCGTGCCCCCGCCGGTCCTCCGCCCGCTCGGCTATCTCCGCCGCCTCCTCGAACAGCGCGTACGCCCGGTCGTGGTCGCCGGTGTTGCGGTGCATCTGCGCGATGCCCTCCAGTGCCCACACCGTGTGCCGGGCCTCGCCGCGCCTGCGGGCCTCGGCCAGCAGTTGCTCGTGCAGCCGGCCGACCGCCGCGTAGTCGCCCTGGATCCGGCCGGTCTCCGCGAGACCGGCCAGAGAGTAGCCGCGGACAACGATGTCCCCGCCCCGCTCGCCGAGTTCGGCCGCGAGTCCGAGCAGCCGCCAGGCCAGCGGGAAGGCTCCGCGCTGCCGGGCGAGCGTGCCGCCGCTCCACAGCGCCCATGCCATCGCGGCGGTGTCGCCGGCCGCGCGGGCGGCGCGGTAGCTCGCCTTCCAGGCCCGGTCGGCGTCCCGCACGTGGCCGAGGCGCCGGTGTGCCTCGGCGACCGCGAGCCCGCAGCGGGCCGCCTCGCCGGGGCGCCCGGACCGCTCGGCCTCGCGCAGCTTCTCGGTGCCCTCGGCCAGCACATCGACCAGCGAGGAGTTCACGGACAGGGTGGTCAGGGCGCCCTGGTACTCGGGGGCGAAAGCCTTGCCGTACATGCGTACCTCTCTATACACGATATGTATACACAGCGTGTATAGCGTCTCGGAAATACGCCCCGGCCGAAGCGACCGGGGCGTGTCGGTCTGTTGCTGGTCAAGACGCAGGTACGGCGACGGGGGTTGCCCATGAGGTGTGGATCACGCTGTGAAGGTTCAGTGCTGCTGTGCCTTCTGTGTGGTCAGCTCGCTCGGGCGCACCACCACGAAGCCCTCGCCCTGGAGCATCAGCTGTACGGCCTCGCCGGAACCGCCACGCAGCATCGAGCCGATGGACTGGGAGCGGTGCAGCGAGGTCTGCAGTTGCGCGGTCCAGCCGACCACCGCGTCCGTGTCGACGTACACCGGGGACTGCGCGGAGACCGGTATGACCAGCGGGTTTCCCTCGCAGACCAGGCCGAGCAGACCCTGGCCGCTGAACACGCTGTTGAACAGGCCGCCGCCGGCGATGCCCGACCCCTTCACCGTCTTGATGTCGTACGACAGCGAGGCGTCGAAGCACAGCACGTTGCGGCCGTTGACCGTGAACTGGTCGCCTGGCTCGACCTCGACGATGAAACAGTTCTGCGCCTCGTGCGCGAACCAGGCCTCACCCTGCCCGCGCGCCGCCATGAGGGGCAACCCCTCACCGGTGACCGCACGCTTCAGCATGCCGCCGACGCCCTGCCCCTTGCGCTCGAACTTCAGGCTCCCGCGGTGGGCGACCATCGCTCCCTGGCGGGCGTACATCTCCCCGTCCACCGCGTACTTGATGCACTTGGCGTTCTCGACGGACATGCCCGGCTCCACGGCCGGCTGCACCACGTGTGCACTGGAAAAGAGATCACCCTTCATGCGGGGCATGGTGTCCCGGAAGATGTCATTCCGCCAAGATCACGCAAAGTGCGCGCTCAGCCACCGAACAACTGGGTCCAGTAGGTGCCCGCCCGGCCGCCGCCCGAGAAGCCGACGCCTATGTAGCCGAAGTCCCGCTTGAGGATGTTGGCGCGGTGGCCGGGGCTGTTCATCCAGCCGTCCACGACCTCGGCGGGGGAGCGCTGGCCGCAGGCGATGTTCTCGCCGATCGTGCGTCTGCGGGATCCCGCCGCGGCGGCCCGGTCCCAGGGCTGTGAACCGTCGGGGGAGGTGTGGTCGTAGAAGTCGCGGGCCACCATGTCCGCACAGTGCGCCTGCGCGGCGGCCGTGAGCAGGGGGTCCACCGCCAGCGGGGGCAGGCCGGCCCGGCCGCGCTCGGCGTTGGTGAGCGCGACGACCTCGGCGGCCGTGCGCGACAGCGCGTTGGGGGTGAGCGGGGCGGCCCACAGCGCCGTCCAGTACCGGTCGCCGGCGTCGGCGTGCGCCAGGGCGGCGTGCCGGAAGGCCGGGTCCAGCAGGATGCGCCGGGTTCTCGCCGACTCCAGGCAGTACTCCACGAACTCGGCGGCACTGCGCGGCCCGGAGACGAGGTGCTCCCCAACGGTGATGTACGCGTACCCCGCGGCGCTGATCCGCTGGTGCACCGACACGCCGTCCCGCCCCTCACCACCGAGCCGCCCGGCATCCGCCATGGCCCGCGCATGCGACCGCGCCGCGGAAACAAGGCGCGGATCGAGACCGACGGCCACGGAACCGGCCCGCGCACGGGCCGAGTTGACGAGGCGGAGGAAGTCGTCGCCGGGGAGTTCCGTGCCCCGGCCGGCCGGCGTGTTCGAGCCGATCGCGGTGGGGCGGGCGGACGGGGGGCGTGGTGTGGTGGTGGGGCGGGTGGCTGGGGTGCGTGGCGTGGCCGTGGTGGGGCGGGTGGCTGCGGTGCGTGGCGTGGCCGTGGTGGGGTGCGCGAGGGGATTGCTTGGCGTCGTCATGGTGGGTTGTGCGGCTGGGGCGCTTGGCGTGGCCGTGGTGGGGCGGGAGTTGGGGGCGCCGGGCGTGGTCGCGGCGGGTCGGGTCGACGGGTCCCGTGATGTGGTCGTAGTGGGACGCGCGAATGGGGTGCTCGGCGTGGTCGTGGTGGGGTGCGCGCTGGTTTCGTTTGGCGTCGTCGTGGTGGGTCGGGTGGTTGGCGTGCGTGGCGTGATCGCGGTGGGTCGGGCGAGGGGATCGCTCGGCGTCGTCGTAGTGGGCCGGGAGGTTGGGGTGCTCGGTGTCGTCGTGGTGGGGTGCGCGGAAGAGTCCCGAGGGGTGGTCGCGGCAGGCGGGGTGGATGGGGCCCATGGCGTGGTCGCGGTACGACGTGACGACGGGGCGCGGGGCGTTGTCGCGGTGGGGCGGGCGGTGTGGGCGTGCGGTGCCGAGTGGTCCGGGGTCCCTGCGGTCGCCGCCGCTTGACCGCCGTCGTCCGTGACCTCCACCCCGAAGTCCCGGGCCAGCCCGGCCAGCCCGTCCGCGTACCCCTGACCCACCGCGCGCAGCTTCCAGCCGGTGCCCGGCCGCAGATACAGCTCGGCCAGCAGCAGCACGGTCTCCGGCCCGGGCCGCGGCGGCGTAAACCGGGCCACCGTACGCCCGGAGCCGTCCGTGACCTCCAGCCGGGGAGCGGGCAGCCGCCCGAGCGGCGTACCGGGCTCGGCCGCACTCACCACGACCGTCACCCGGCACGCACCGCCGCGCAACCGGGCCGGGTCGACGGTCAGGACGTCACCGACCAGCCGCACTCCCGGTGCCTGCGGCTGGTTGTAGAAGACGAAGTCGGCATCGGACCCGACTGTGCCGTCCGCTCCGGTGACAAGAGCGGACACGTCGAAGGCACCGGCCACCCGGAGCCGCAGCACACCACCGGGCAGCGGCATATTGCCCCCGGACACCAACTCGCTCATCACAGAGGGGACAACGCCCGGCACCAATGAGAAGGTTCCGCCAGAAAAGACCCCGTGGACCCGCACCCGGCAACGACGACAACCCCCTGCCCTCAGCCGCCCCGCTTGCCACAGAACGCCGATTCCAAGGCCCCCGCCAACGCATCAGAAACCTTCCCGTTGTTGGACGTGTTCGCCACAGCCGCAAAGCTCCGCGAACCGTCTTTAGAGGCGAAGGCATACGTCGAGTACCCCTGCATCACCCCCGTGTGCCCGTACACCGAAACCCCGCACGGCAGATCACGCCGCCGCAGCCCCAGCCCGTAGGCGGTGGTGCCGTCGACCCGCGTGAACCGTTCCATCTCCGCCAGCCGCGCCGACGACAGCAGCTTGCCTCCGAGCAGCGCACGGTAGAAGACGTCGAGGTCCCGCGCGCTGGAGATGATCGCCCCCGCACTCTGCGCCCACGACGCCGTCTGCTCGGTGGCGTCGACCAACGGATCACCCGACTTGTCCGGGGTGAGATACCCGCGCGTGTACCGGCCGGGAATCGCGGTCGAGGGATGGACATAGAACGTGTCCCGCAGCTTGAGCGGCTTGAAGACGCGGTTCTCGTACTCGGTCTTCACGGAGTGCCCCGTGAGCTTCTCGATGAGCATGCCCGCGACCACGAAGTTGGTGTTGGAGTAGGAGTACGCGGCGCCGGGCGCGTGGGTGCGGGGCCTCTTCAGGGCGAGCGCGACGAGCCGGCGGTAGGTGAAGACCTTGTTCCGCACCGCCTCGAAGCCGGACACGCTGTCGGCGAACAGGTCGTCGGCGTAGTCGGGCAAGCCGCTGCGGTGACCGAGCACCTGCCGGACCGTGATGCGGTCGTCCGGCAGCAGCTTGGGCAGGTAGCGGTTGACCGGCGCGTCGAGCGCGAGCCGGTGCTCGTCGGCGAGCTGGAGCAGGACGACGGCCGAGAAGGTCTTGGTGACGCTGCCGATGCGGAACCGGTCGCCGGTGCCGATGGCCCGCCGCGTGCTCCGGTCGGCGACGCCACGCGTCGCCTCGTAGGTCCTTCCACGGTCGTCGATCCGCGCCAGGGCGCCCGGCGCGCCCTGGTCCACCGCGGACCGCAGTGCCGCGGCGAGGCCCGCGGTGTCGGGAGCCGGAAGCGCCGCCGCCGTCGGCGTGTTCGCCGCTGCCGTCGCGGCCCGCGCCGGGGACGCGAGCAGCGCGAGCACGACCGCTCCGAGGACCGCGCTCCGCCCCACCCTTGCTGAGACCATCCGGAACCCACTTTCAGCGATACGAATCCGTACGAGGTTTGATGCGACCTCGGTCACATTCCGGGCCTGGAACCTAGGGGATCGGGTCAACGTCTCCACAGCCGACACACAGTTGGTCAGGTGGTGATCACTCTGTGGCGCCCATTCGTAAAGGATTGCCATAGAAGGCCGCGAAACCGATGATTCCGCCTTTACGTGCACATGACTGATCCGTAAGGGTGACGTCGGGGGCCCGAACAGCCCCTGTGACGCGGAACCGCGTCACGCATCAAGGCGGTTGGTGACCCCTGCTGCCTTCGAACGAAGGAACGCTGATCCTTGCGTAGACCCCACATACGCAGCGTTGCTGTCGCCATCGCGGTGACGACCGCTGCCACGGGCCTGGCCGGTACGGCTTTCGCGGGTCCCTCCGCGAAGGCGGAGCGGTCCTCGGCGTCCGCCGCCACGAACGCCGAGGCGGTGGTTGAGGCGGCGCGCACCGCGGCCTTCGCCCACACCTCGGCCACCGGCGTCTCCCAGGGCGATGAACTGCATGCCCAGGACGTGATGCTCGACCCCGAGGGCGCCCGGCACGTCCGGTTCGTCCGCACGCACGACGGCATGCCCGTGCTCGGCGGCGACCTCATCGTCCACCTCGACCACAAGCTGGCCTACACCGGCGTGACCCGCGCCGCCGGTCACACCGTCGCCCCGGCCACCACCGAGGCCAAGCTGAGTGCGGACCAGGCCGCCGCCAAGGCCGCCCAGGCGGCCAAGGGCGACGCGGGCTCCGCCCAGCTGGTCGTCGACGCGCGGGACGGCTCCTCCGCCCTCGCCTACCAGGTCACCGTGACCGGCCAGGACAGCACCAACACGGTCGTCGTCGACGCCGTCACCGGCAAGGTGCGCAGCAACACGCCCGACAGCGACGAGTTCCTGTCGCCGAAGCTGCTCGAGAGCCTGCGCAAGCACGGCGAGACGGCCGACCCGGCCACCGGCATCGGCTCCGCCTCCCCCGAGGCCGGCCTGCTCGGCTCCGGTGTCTCCGGCGCCACGACGACCTACCCGTCGGCCGCAAAGGGCACCGGCAAGACCCTCTTCGTGGGCAACGTCGGCCTGACCACCACGCAGACCTCGCGCGGCCACTACCAGCTCAAGGACCCGAGCCGGTACGGCACCGAGACGCGTGACGCCAAGGGCTCGACCACCGAGAAGTTCGGCTCGGGCGCGAAGTTCACCAACACGACCGACGTGTGGGGCAACGGCGCGACCAGCAACCGGGCCAGCGCCGCGGCCGACGCCCAGTACGGCATCACCAAGACCCTGGACTTCTACAAGGCCACCTTCGGGCGCAAGGGCATAGCCAACAACAGCAAGGCCGCCCAGGGCATGGTCCACTGGGGCAACAAGGTCGCCAACGCCTTCTGGGACCCGACCTGCAACTGCATGCTGTACGGCGACGGCGACGGCCAGATGTTCAAGAAGCCGCTCGTCGTGCTCGACGTCACCGGCCACGAGCTGACGCACGGCGTGGTGGACGCGACCGCGAAGCTGGAGCCGACCCGCGTCGACTCCGAGGGCAACCAGTACGGTGAGCCCGGCGCGCTGAACGAGTCGCTCGCGGACATCTTCGGCTCCAACGTCGAGTTCTACGCCAACAACGCCAAGGACACGCCGGATTACCTCATCGGCGAGAAGCTGGGCCTGGCGCAGAAGTTCCTGCGCCGCCTCGACCACCCG
Above is a genomic segment from Streptomyces fodineus containing:
- a CDS encoding polyprenyl synthetase family protein — its product is MTPVQAPPSAPEVLAHCRDLVRPALREAVGRLHPWLAEMAAYSFGWCEGVSAGSGRREAPVPAGRAAQDDEGALSAGARATPPRRRQDPPGTPPGGGAPGGKGVRQALAVLGARAAGADARAGIPAAVAVELVHAFSLLHDDIMDGDATRRRRPAVWKAYGTGPAVLAGDALFALAIETLAGAPHSARAVRLLSAALADLVRGQADDLVFATRPCTGAERVTPGEYRAMAEGKTGALLGCAAALGALLGGAPEATVGALDRAGRQLGVAFQLVDDVLGIWGDPAVTGKPAGGDLRERKMTYPVLVALGSPAGRGLPELLAAPGRAEEAAALIEAAGGRTATLAEARAHTTAARALLAEAPLAAEAAADLSRLLDHLLDRDL
- a CDS encoding serine hydrolase domain-containing protein, producing the protein MVSARVGRSAVLGAVVLALLASPARAATAAANTPTAAALPAPDTAGLAAALRSAVDQGAPGALARIDDRGRTYEATRGVADRSTRRAIGTGDRFRIGSVTKTFSAVVLLQLADEHRLALDAPVNRYLPKLLPDDRITVRQVLGHRSGLPDYADDLFADSVSGFEAVRNKVFTYRRLVALALKRPRTHAPGAAYSYSNTNFVVAGMLIEKLTGHSVKTEYENRVFKPLKLRDTFYVHPSTAIPGRYTRGYLTPDKSGDPLVDATEQTASWAQSAGAIISSARDLDVFYRALLGGKLLSSARLAEMERFTRVDGTTAYGLGLRRRDLPCGVSVYGHTGVMQGYSTYAFASKDGSRSFAAVANTSNNGKVSDALAGALESAFCGKRGG
- a CDS encoding M4 family metallopeptidase, which gives rise to MRRPHIRSVAVAIAVTTAATGLAGTAFAGPSAKAERSSASAATNAEAVVEAARTAAFAHTSATGVSQGDELHAQDVMLDPEGARHVRFVRTHDGMPVLGGDLIVHLDHKLAYTGVTRAAGHTVAPATTEAKLSADQAAAKAAQAAKGDAGSAQLVVDARDGSSALAYQVTVTGQDSTNTVVVDAVTGKVRSNTPDSDEFLSPKLLESLRKHGETADPATGIGSASPEAGLLGSGVSGATTTYPSAAKGTGKTLFVGNVGLTTTQTSRGHYQLKDPSRYGTETRDAKGSTTEKFGSGAKFTNTTDVWGNGATSNRASAAADAQYGITKTLDFYKATFGRKGIANNSKAAQGMVHWGNKVANAFWDPTCNCMLYGDGDGQMFKKPLVVLDVTGHELTHGVVDATAKLEPTRVDSEGNQYGEPGALNESLADIFGSNVEFYANNAKDTPDYLIGEKLGLAQKFLRRLDHPSLDKLEGTIDYWSPAAYDTEVHAGSGVSSHAYYLLAEGSGKKTINGVNYDSPTYNHSTVKGIGRAKATAIFYRALTRYMVSTTDFHNARIATLKAAKDLYGANSTEYKTVDQAWAAVNVTVANTPAARH
- a CDS encoding AIM24 family protein — encoded protein: MKGDLFSSAHVVQPAVEPGMSVENAKCIKYAVDGEMYARQGAMVAHRGSLKFERKGQGVGGMLKRAVTGEGLPLMAARGQGEAWFAHEAQNCFIVEVEPGDQFTVNGRNVLCFDASLSYDIKTVKGSGIAGGGLFNSVFSGQGLLGLVCEGNPLVIPVSAQSPVYVDTDAVVGWTAQLQTSLHRSQSIGSMLRGGSGEAVQLMLQGEGFVVVRPSELTTQKAQQH
- a CDS encoding tetratricopeptide repeat protein; this translates as MYGKAFAPEYQGALTTLSVNSSLVDVLAEGTEKLREAERSGRPGEAARCGLAVAEAHRRLGHVRDADRAWKASYRAARAAGDTAAMAWALWSGGTLARQRGAFPLAWRLLGLAAELGERGGDIVVRGYSLAGLAETGRIQGDYAAVGRLHEQLLAEARRRGEARHTVWALEGIAQMHRNTGDHDRAYALFEEAAEIAERAEDRRGHAWALRGLADILSVRDKDTEGALELLSRAEADCRAMDLSSALAYNHKMRGNVLYRAGRYTEARDLYELALEEFRAMSEPRGEALARLGLAKSLAQLGRDRAETAAELADLARMLERSGLKHAREMVARAQEEFGLCAEVAR